A window of the Loxodonta africana isolate mLoxAfr1 chromosome 3, mLoxAfr1.hap2, whole genome shotgun sequence genome harbors these coding sequences:
- the LOC100671198 gene encoding mucosal pentraxin-like: MEKLLLGVLFPTILSGAVTHSDLRGKAFIFPQESDTAYVSLIPRVKRPLQNFTLCLKAFTDLTRPYSLFSYSTQSQANELLLFVNKMGEYILYIGNVGATFKAPESPYAPIRVCATWESASGIAELWVNGKPLGRKGLKKGYSVGAEAKIILGQEQDSFGGKFDAKQSLVGEIWDVSLWDRVLSLKEVGASRYNGNVLNWQALHYEASGYVVIKPKVWV; encoded by the coding sequence ATCTGAGAGGAAAGGCGTTTATCTTCCCTCAAGAATCAGACACAGCCTATGTATCCCTGATCCCAAGGGTGAAGAGGCCACTGCAGAACTTCACATTGTGCCTGAAGGCCTTCACAGACCTCACCCGTCCTTACAGCCTCTTCTCCTACAGCACTCAGTCACAGGCAAATGAGCTTCTTCTTTTTGTGAACAAAATGGGAGAGTACATTCTGTACATTGGGAATGTTGGAGCCACTTTCAAGGCCCCAGAGTCACCTTATGCTCCAATCCGTGTCTGTGCCACCTGGGAGTCTGCCTCTGGAATTGCCGAACTCTGGGTGAATGGGAAACCACTGGGGAGGAAGGGTCTGAAGAAGGGGTACTCTGTGGGGGCAGAGGCAAAGATTATCTTGGGACAAGAGCAGGATTCCTTTGGGGGGAAATTTGATGCAAAACAATCTTTGGTTGGGGAGATATGGGATGTGTCTTTGTGGGACCGCGTGCTCTCCCTAAAGGAGGTGGGTGCCTCGCGTTACAATGGCAATGTACTAAATTGGCAGGCCCTGCATTATGAAGCCTCTGGATATGTGGTGATTAAGCCCAAGGTGTGGGTTTGA
- the LOC135230817 gene encoding olfactory receptor 10J1-like: MERENYTLVSDFVFQGFSSFHEHKVTLFVVFFALYLLTLAGNVIIVMIITIARHLHNPMYFFLSMLSISETIYTLVIVPRMLYGLIDLSQPISLAGCATQMFFFITLAINNCFLLTAMGYDRYVAICNPLRYTVIMNKSVCAQLVWGACSIGLLVAIIQISSVFRLHFCDREVAHYFCDIRPVMKLSCDDTTIHDIINFIVSSLVIVVPMGLVFVSYILIISAILKIASAEGRKKAFATCVSHLIVVIIHYGCASIAYLKPKSEDTKDQDQLISVTYTVFTPLLNPVVYTLRNKEVRDALHHVLAKKNSHLGSSVP, from the coding sequence ATGGAAAGGGAAAACTACACATTGGTGAGTGATTTTGTtttccagggtttctccagcttcCATGAGCACAAGGTCACtctctttgtggtattttttgcttTGTACCTTTTAACTCTGGCTGGCAATGTTATCATTGTGATGATCATCACCATTGCTCGTCACCTTCACaaccccatgtacttcttccttagtATGCTATCTATTTCAGAGACCATATACACACTGGTCATTGTACCACGAATGCTCTACGGCCTCATTGACCTaagtcaacccatctccttggcTGGCTGTGCCACCCAGATGTTCTTTTTTATAACTTTGGCCATCAACAACTGCTTTCTGCTCACAGCAATGGGGTATGACAGGTATGTAGCCATTTGTAACCCCTTGAGGTACACAGTCATCATGAATAAGAGTGTGTGTGCCCAGCTGGTATGGGGCGCCTGTAGCATTGGGCTGCTTGTGGCCATAATTCAGATTTCTTCTGTGTTCAGACTGCACTTTTGTGACAGAGAGGTGGCCCATTATTTCTGTGACATCCGCCCAGTAATGAAACTCTCCTGTGATGACACCACTATACATGACATCATTAATTTTATTGTCAGTTCATTGGTTATCGTGGTGCCCATGGGTTTGGTCTTTGTTTCATACATCCTCATCATCTCTGCTATCCTCAAGATTGCCTCTGCCGAGGGTCGGAAGAAGGCTTTTGCAACTTGTGTCTCCCACCTCATCGTGGTCATTATCCATTATGGCTGTGCCTCCATTGCCTACCTCAAGCCCAAATCAGAAGACACAAAAGATCAGGACCAACTGATATCAGTGACTTACACAGTTTTTACTCCACTCCTTAACCCTGTTGTATACACTCTGAGGAACAAGGAGGTAAGGGATGCCCTTCACCATGTTTTGgcaaaaaaaaactctcactTAGGATCTTCAGTACCTTGA